One Paenisporosarcina sp. FSL H8-0542 genomic region harbors:
- a CDS encoding gamma-glutamyltransferase family protein: MDYLNHPFAAKRHTVFAKKGMVATSQPLAAQAGLEILQKGGNAIDAAIATAAALTVVEPTSNGIGGDAFALVWSKDKLHGLNASGPAPQSISAEAIREKGHEKMPVFGVIPVTVPGVPAAWAELSAKFGKLPLKDVLVPAIRYAEEGYPLSPILGKYWKAAYKKYKETFTAEEFAGWFETFAPDGRAPEIGEVWSSPGHAKTLRAIGETNARDFYEGEIADKIDAFFKKHDGYLTKEDLSTYKPQWVEPVSANYRGYDVWEIPPNGQGMVALMALNVFKQVDSPTWQDADTFHRQIEAMKLAFTDGQAFITEPESMSVSVEHLLSDEYAAKRAGVIGGTATNPEPYELPKGGTVYLAAADDEGNMISYIQSNYMGFGSGIVIPGTGIGLQNRGHDFSLDETHPNVLKPGKRTYHTIIPGFLTKDGQAVGPFGVMGGYMQPQGHFQVVTNTVDFLLNPQATLDMPRWQWMKGKTVHVEPEFPNYLVQSLVRKGHDIHVTSDGGSFGRGQIIWRNPETGVLQGGTESRTDGAIAAW; the protein is encoded by the coding sequence ATGGATTACTTAAACCACCCATTTGCTGCGAAGCGACATACGGTATTCGCGAAAAAAGGCATGGTCGCCACTTCACAGCCACTTGCAGCACAGGCTGGTCTTGAAATATTGCAGAAAGGCGGAAATGCAATTGATGCTGCCATTGCAACAGCTGCCGCATTAACTGTAGTAGAGCCCACTTCAAACGGTATCGGTGGCGATGCATTTGCCCTCGTATGGTCAAAGGACAAGTTGCATGGTCTGAATGCCTCCGGTCCTGCACCGCAATCGATTTCTGCTGAAGCCATCCGCGAGAAAGGGCATGAAAAAATGCCGGTCTTCGGTGTCATTCCTGTGACGGTTCCCGGGGTTCCAGCTGCGTGGGCTGAACTGTCCGCGAAATTCGGGAAACTTCCATTAAAGGACGTGCTCGTTCCGGCGATTCGATACGCAGAAGAAGGCTATCCATTGTCACCGATTCTCGGCAAGTATTGGAAAGCTGCCTATAAGAAGTACAAAGAAACGTTCACGGCCGAAGAATTTGCTGGGTGGTTCGAAACGTTTGCACCGGACGGTCGTGCGCCTGAAATCGGGGAAGTCTGGTCTTCACCAGGCCATGCAAAAACGTTGCGTGCAATTGGTGAAACGAATGCGCGTGATTTCTACGAAGGTGAAATTGCCGACAAAATCGATGCCTTCTTCAAAAAGCATGATGGATATTTAACGAAAGAAGATTTATCTACATATAAACCACAATGGGTGGAGCCTGTTTCAGCCAACTACCGCGGTTACGATGTGTGGGAAATTCCACCGAACGGGCAAGGAATGGTTGCGTTGATGGCGTTGAACGTATTCAAGCAAGTAGATTCACCTACTTGGCAGGATGCGGACACGTTCCACCGACAAATCGAAGCGATGAAGCTGGCATTTACAGATGGCCAGGCATTCATTACAGAACCTGAATCAATGTCTGTAAGTGTCGAACATCTGCTGTCAGATGAATACGCTGCAAAACGTGCTGGTGTCATTGGAGGTACTGCTACGAACCCTGAACCGTATGAATTGCCAAAAGGCGGAACGGTTTATTTAGCCGCTGCAGATGACGAAGGAAACATGATTTCTTACATTCAAAGTAACTATATGGGCTTCGGCTCGGGTATCGTGATTCCAGGCACAGGCATTGGTTTACAAAACCGAGGGCATGATTTTTCACTGGATGAAACACATCCGAACGTGCTGAAGCCAGGCAAGCGAACGTACCATACGATTATTCCTGGCTTCCTGACGAAAGATGGTCAGGCTGTCGGCCCGTTTGGTGTGATGGGTGGATACATGCAACCCCAAGGTCATTTCCAAGTGGTCACAAATACAGTTGACTTCCTATTAAATCCGCAAGCAACGTTGGATATGCCACGCTGGCAGTGGATGAAAGGGAAGACTGTCCACGTAGAACCGGAGTTTCCGAACTACTTGGTTCAGAGTTTGGTTAGAAAAGGACATGACATTCACGTAACATCCGATGGCGGCAGTTTTGGACGTGGGCAAATCATCTGGCGAAACCCTGAAACGGGTGTGCTTCAAGGTGGCACAGAATCCCGAACAGACGGAGCCATCGCGGCTTGGTAG
- a CDS encoding chromate transporter, producing the protein MVERAGVKNATGRPRRVLYRNIALAFFRTGMLGFGGGPSSIPLVHQEVVKKYEWMTDDEFGDTLALANTLPGPIATKIAGYIGYRIAGVWGCLIALAVSVIPTVVLMIVFLGLLQTYKDIPWVQHMSASVVPVVAVMLAVLTWDFVKKSGETLGWMRAILLIGLSGILIEGLQIHPAIVILVCILIVFSPLLKRRKKA; encoded by the coding sequence TTGGTAGAACGTGCTGGGGTGAAAAACGCTACGGGACGTCCACGTCGTGTTCTTTACCGCAATATCGCACTGGCTTTCTTTCGCACCGGAATGCTTGGATTTGGAGGGGGTCCTTCCTCTATTCCATTGGTCCATCAGGAAGTCGTGAAAAAATATGAATGGATGACGGATGACGAGTTCGGCGACACTTTGGCTCTTGCCAACACGTTGCCAGGTCCCATTGCGACTAAAATCGCTGGATATATTGGCTACCGGATAGCGGGTGTCTGGGGATGCTTGATTGCCCTTGCGGTATCTGTCATACCAACAGTTGTATTGATGATTGTCTTTTTAGGATTATTGCAAACATATAAAGATATTCCCTGGGTTCAACATATGTCAGCGTCCGTCGTACCGGTTGTTGCGGTCATGCTTGCCGTATTGACTTGGGATTTTGTTAAGAAATCAGGAGAAACTCTCGGTTGGATGCGCGCCATATTATTGATCGGGTTATCCGGCATTCTAATAGAAGGTTTGCAAATCCATCCGGCTATTGTCATTTTGGTTTGTATCCTTATCGTCTTTTCACCGCTCCTGAAAAGGAGGAAAAAAGCATGA
- a CDS encoding chromate transporter — translation MIYWHLFLAFFIPGILGYGGGPASIPLVEHEVVGNYEWLTTQEFSEVVAIGNSLPGPIATKMAGYIGYTEAGVLGSIVAMFASVAPSLLLMIGMMALLLKYKDEPEVKNLTKIIRPVIAVLLGFMTIQFAQESVEGVGPGYTLFLMAASFVLLEKVKLHPAFVIALALVFGAITGL, via the coding sequence ATGATTTATTGGCACTTGTTTTTAGCATTTTTCATTCCTGGTATCCTCGGTTATGGTGGAGGACCAGCTTCGATTCCATTAGTAGAGCATGAAGTGGTAGGGAATTATGAATGGTTAACCACGCAGGAATTTAGTGAAGTGGTCGCGATTGGCAATTCCTTGCCTGGTCCAATTGCTACGAAAATGGCGGGGTATATTGGGTACACGGAAGCGGGAGTACTCGGATCTATCGTCGCGATGTTCGCGAGCGTCGCACCGTCTTTACTCCTGATGATTGGTATGATGGCCCTCCTGCTTAAGTACAAAGACGAACCGGAAGTGAAAAACTTAACGAAGATTATTCGACCAGTCATCGCTGTGTTGCTAGGTTTCATGACCATCCAGTTTGCGCAGGAATCAGTTGAAGGTGTTGGTCCCGGTTATACTTTGTTTTTGATGGCGGCAAGTTTCGTACTGTTGGAAAAAGTGAAGTTACACCCCGCTTTTGTCATTGCGTTGGCATTGGTATTTGGGGCTATAACGGGTTTGTAG
- the glmS gene encoding glutamine--fructose-6-phosphate transaminase (isomerizing), whose translation MCGIVGYIGELDSKEILLKGLEKLEYRGYDSAGIAVRNEDGVTVFKEKGRIADLRQAVENDVHAKTGIGHTRWATHGVPNQLNAHPHQSESGRYTLVHNGVIENYHLLQKEYLPGMEMKSDTDTEVIVQLIEKFSKDGMTTGEAFRHTLGLLHGSYAIALLDSEEAQTIYVAKNKSPLLVGLGDDFNVVASDAMAMLQVTDQYVELHDQEMVIVKKESVEIQKLDGSVVERQAYTAELDMSDIEKGTYPHYMLKEIDEQPAVMRKIIQAYQNEQGELEIDEAILTALNEADRMYIIAAGTSYHAGLVGKEYFEKIAGIPVEVHISSEFGYNMPLLSEKPLFMFITQSGETADSRQVLVKIKELGHPTLTVTNVQGSTLSREADHTLLLHAGPEIAVASTKAYTAQIAVLALTAAVAAKKAGRTVDFDFVKELGIVANAVQAMVDSKEEMEQIARDFLSTTRNAFFIGRNLDFCVSMEGALKLKEISYIQAEGFAGGELKHGTIALIEDGTPIFALATQKAVSLNIRGNVKEVVARGANPCIIAMEGMEEEGDTLVLPKVHPLLTPLVSVIPLQLISYYAALHRDCDVDKPRNLAKSVTVE comes from the coding sequence ATGTGCGGAATTGTAGGATACATCGGAGAGTTAGATTCAAAAGAAATTTTATTAAAAGGGTTGGAAAAATTGGAATACCGCGGTTACGATTCAGCTGGTATTGCCGTTCGCAATGAAGATGGTGTAACTGTATTCAAAGAAAAAGGACGCATTGCAGACTTACGTCAAGCAGTAGAAAATGATGTGCATGCAAAAACTGGTATCGGCCACACGCGTTGGGCGACTCACGGAGTTCCTAACCAATTGAATGCCCATCCACACCAAAGTGAATCAGGTCGCTATACGCTGGTTCATAACGGAGTTATCGAGAACTATCATTTGCTTCAAAAAGAATATTTACCTGGCATGGAAATGAAGTCCGACACGGATACAGAAGTCATTGTTCAGTTAATTGAGAAATTCTCTAAAGACGGCATGACTACTGGTGAAGCATTCCGCCATACACTTGGCTTGTTGCACGGATCATACGCAATCGCGCTATTGGATTCAGAAGAAGCACAAACAATTTATGTTGCGAAAAACAAGAGCCCATTATTAGTTGGTCTTGGTGACGACTTCAACGTTGTAGCGTCTGACGCAATGGCGATGTTACAAGTAACAGACCAATATGTAGAGCTTCATGATCAAGAAATGGTTATTGTGAAAAAAGAGTCTGTTGAAATTCAAAAATTAGATGGCTCGGTAGTAGAGCGTCAAGCTTATACAGCTGAACTGGATATGAGCGATATCGAAAAAGGCACATACCCACATTACATGCTGAAAGAAATTGACGAGCAACCGGCTGTTATGCGTAAAATCATCCAAGCTTACCAGAACGAACAAGGCGAGCTTGAAATTGATGAAGCAATCTTGACTGCTTTAAATGAAGCGGATCGTATGTATATTATTGCAGCAGGAACTAGCTATCATGCTGGTTTAGTAGGAAAAGAATACTTCGAGAAAATTGCGGGTATTCCAGTAGAAGTTCACATTTCAAGTGAATTCGGCTATAACATGCCGTTGCTATCTGAAAAACCATTGTTCATGTTCATCACTCAATCTGGTGAAACTGCGGATAGCCGTCAAGTATTGGTGAAAATCAAAGAATTGGGCCACCCAACGTTAACAGTAACAAACGTACAAGGTTCTACACTTTCACGTGAAGCAGATCACACATTGTTATTGCATGCAGGTCCTGAAATCGCTGTAGCGTCAACGAAGGCTTACACAGCACAAATCGCTGTACTTGCTCTTACTGCAGCAGTAGCGGCTAAAAAAGCGGGACGTACAGTAGATTTCGATTTCGTTAAAGAACTTGGTATCGTAGCTAATGCCGTTCAAGCGATGGTTGATTCAAAAGAAGAAATGGAGCAAATCGCTCGTGACTTCCTATCAACTACTCGTAACGCATTCTTCATCGGCCGAAACTTGGACTTCTGTGTCAGCATGGAAGGCGCATTAAAACTAAAAGAGATTTCATACATCCAAGCTGAAGGCTTTGCAGGTGGCGAATTGAAACACGGAACGATCGCTCTAATTGAAGATGGTACTCCGATATTCGCATTGGCGACACAAAAAGCAGTAAGCTTGAACATCCGTGGAAACGTTAAAGAAGTCGTAGCACGTGGCGCAAACCCATGTATCATTGCGATGGAAGGCATGGAAGAAGAAGGCGACACATTGGTACTGCCAAAAGTGCACCCATTGTTGACTCCACTTGTTTCGGTAATTCCTTTACAACTGATCAGCTACTACGCAGCACTTCACCGTGACTGTGACGTGGATAAACCTCGTAACTTGGCGAAGTCTGTTACGGTTGAATAG
- a CDS encoding TnsA endonuclease N-terminal domain-containing protein, producing MSKRKRSTSTEKKMKNGRGQGSGTDYKPWIVIQDLASLGRSTRLKGYKIPRQFEFLSDLERNYFYLLEYSDGVVDIREQYPLLPLGETLSIADELGLKHPTNPITNELIEITTDFLITTINDGQHKHVARTLKYKNDLMNERILEKFEIERVYWERQSVDWGIVTELEVPKTMAHNIAFVHRYADLSMLEGFEECSTYDIEDMSIYFLQVLLAEEKTVKQIAKEVEKYFGMVVGCGLSIFKYLVMTKVIEIDLSEKLDVTKILSIKAVRTDFSEKVKAI from the coding sequence ATGTCAAAACGTAAACGTTCAACGTCCACTGAAAAAAAGATGAAAAACGGTCGCGGACAAGGATCAGGTACGGATTATAAGCCTTGGATAGTTATACAAGATCTAGCCTCACTTGGACGCTCAACGCGTTTAAAAGGTTATAAGATACCGAGACAATTCGAGTTCCTCTCAGATTTGGAAAGAAACTACTTTTACTTATTGGAATATTCAGATGGAGTAGTTGATATTCGCGAACAGTATCCTTTACTTCCTCTTGGAGAAACACTTAGTATCGCAGATGAATTAGGCTTAAAGCATCCTACTAATCCTATAACCAATGAGCTTATTGAAATAACTACGGATTTTCTTATAACGACCATAAACGATGGACAGCATAAACATGTAGCTCGCACTTTAAAATATAAGAATGACTTAATGAATGAACGTATACTCGAAAAGTTTGAAATTGAACGTGTTTATTGGGAAAGACAAAGTGTTGACTGGGGAATTGTAACAGAATTAGAGGTGCCTAAAACAATGGCTCATAATATAGCTTTTGTACATAGGTATGCGGACTTATCGATGTTGGAGGGCTTTGAGGAATGTAGCACATACGATATTGAAGATATGAGTATTTATTTTCTTCAAGTGCTATTAGCTGAGGAAAAGACTGTTAAGCAAATTGCAAAAGAGGTGGAAAAATATTTTGGAATGGTAGTTGGATGCGGTCTATCCATTTTTAAATATCTTGTAATGACTAAAGTAATTGAAATTGACTTAAGTGAAAAGCTAGATGTGACTAAAATTCTAAGCATTAAAGCAGTTCGGACAGATTTTTCTGAGAAGGTGAAAGCAATATGA
- a CDS encoding transposase — MIFNNQVYQYTDKEEKNRIRVIEIDSDVAYYVELHSDTSMPKRVATMDLESEIEGGILLPISDPFAKSYTEGGLTEKQIQKRNVDWEILSEGWDKFKADLLNKRTREKAFDKLEFQFNTSKLKIKRVFTRFWQRGLNKNALLPDYMYSGGKGKEKRLTTASKVGRPRKYTSLQNGINITEDIKKQFNHVIKKYYRNKEQLSLTDTYNYLLRDFYSDSYYEGSILKYKVWDASKIPTYYQFYYWFKKFEDPKLDIQLRHSSKEFELNDRPILCNSTLETDGPGTRFQIDATIADVYLVSSFDRSLIIGRPIVYGVIDVYSRMITGIYVGLEGPSWLGAMMALDNMVMNKVEFCTRYDIPIEESQWPAHHLPEIIIADRGEFEGYSVENLINNLNIKIENTTPYRGDLKGVIERYFRTMNGKIKRKAPGAIQKEYRERGDRDYRLDASLNLTEFTKIIIHLVLHHNKKIVEKYPLEKEMMVDRLTATPSNLWYWGIENKKGRLQTVTDQNVFRLNLLPKGNAKITRAGIRFKGLSYGSEKALNEQWYLKYRGKSIEIVYDPRNMNQLYIPHADGYNFDTCYLLDTNDQFKGTYLEEIEFFQELREELKKVESIKQIEDTINVDAKIESIINEAVAEKKSTVPTNVSRSEKIKDIRVNRQAEKIMNRNLENFNFVDKKNEQPAQIVEFTSIPANSEALPKKSSSRLMEKIKKKRDEEFGKGN, encoded by the coding sequence ATGATTTTTAACAATCAAGTATATCAGTACACCGATAAAGAAGAAAAAAATCGTATCCGCGTAATTGAGATAGACAGTGATGTTGCATATTATGTAGAACTTCATAGTGATACGTCAATGCCAAAAAGAGTTGCTACTATGGATTTAGAATCAGAAATAGAAGGTGGAATCTTATTACCCATATCAGATCCATTTGCAAAAAGTTACACAGAAGGAGGTTTAACAGAAAAGCAAATTCAAAAACGGAATGTAGATTGGGAAATTTTATCTGAAGGCTGGGATAAATTCAAAGCAGATTTGTTAAATAAAAGGACTAGAGAAAAAGCTTTTGATAAGCTAGAGTTTCAATTTAACACTAGCAAATTAAAGATTAAACGCGTCTTCACTCGCTTCTGGCAACGTGGATTAAATAAAAATGCTTTATTACCTGACTATATGTATTCCGGTGGAAAGGGGAAAGAAAAGAGGCTAACAACGGCATCTAAAGTAGGTCGACCGAGAAAATATACATCGTTACAAAACGGTATTAATATAACTGAAGATATAAAAAAACAGTTTAACCATGTCATTAAGAAGTACTATCGAAATAAAGAACAACTATCCCTTACGGATACCTATAACTATTTATTAAGGGATTTTTATTCGGATAGTTATTATGAGGGTAGTATCTTAAAGTACAAGGTTTGGGATGCTTCAAAAATACCTACTTATTATCAGTTTTACTATTGGTTTAAAAAATTTGAAGACCCTAAACTTGATATCCAGTTAAGGCATAGTTCGAAAGAGTTTGAATTAAACGACCGTCCAATTTTATGTAACTCAACACTCGAAACCGATGGTCCCGGAACACGCTTTCAAATTGATGCAACGATTGCAGATGTGTATTTAGTTAGTTCATTTGACCGTTCTTTAATTATTGGACGTCCCATCGTTTATGGGGTGATTGATGTATATTCCCGCATGATTACAGGGATATATGTTGGGCTAGAAGGACCGTCTTGGCTTGGAGCAATGATGGCGTTAGATAACATGGTAATGAATAAAGTTGAGTTTTGTACTCGTTACGATATACCAATCGAAGAATCACAATGGCCGGCTCATCATCTACCAGAGATTATTATAGCTGATCGTGGTGAATTTGAAGGGTATTCGGTGGAGAATCTTATAAATAACTTAAATATTAAAATTGAAAATACAACTCCTTATCGTGGTGATCTAAAAGGGGTTATAGAACGATATTTCCGTACAATGAATGGCAAGATAAAACGTAAGGCTCCCGGAGCAATACAAAAAGAATATCGTGAACGAGGAGACCGTGATTATCGTCTAGATGCAAGTTTAAACTTAACTGAGTTCACAAAAATTATTATTCACCTGGTGTTACACCATAACAAGAAAATTGTTGAAAAGTATCCATTAGAAAAAGAAATGATGGTGGATAGATTAACAGCTACACCTAGCAATTTGTGGTATTGGGGTATTGAAAATAAAAAAGGTAGACTTCAAACTGTCACTGACCAGAATGTATTTAGGTTGAATTTATTACCTAAGGGAAATGCCAAAATCACTCGAGCAGGCATAAGATTCAAGGGTCTTTCTTATGGTTCTGAAAAAGCTTTGAATGAACAATGGTACCTAAAATACAGGGGAAAAAGTATCGAAATCGTCTATGATCCAAGGAATATGAATCAATTATATATTCCCCACGCAGATGGATACAATTTTGATACATGCTATTTATTAGATACGAATGATCAATTTAAGGGCACTTATTTGGAAGAAATTGAATTTTTTCAAGAATTACGTGAAGAGTTAAAAAAAGTGGAAAGCATTAAGCAGATTGAAGACACAATTAATGTAGATGCAAAAATTGAATCTATTATTAATGAAGCAGTAGCTGAAAAGAAAAGTACTGTACCCACTAACGTAAGTAGATCAGAAAAAATTAAAGATATTCGTGTTAATCGACAGGCAGAAAAAATTATGAACAGAAATCTTGAGAATTTTAATTTTGTAGATAAAAAAAATGAGCAACCGGCTCAAATAGTCGAATTCACATCAATACCCGCGAATAGTGAAGCGTTACCAAAGAAGTCGAGCTCACGTCTAATGGAAAAAATTAAGAAGAAGCGAGATGAGGAATTTGGGAAAGGTAACTAA
- a CDS encoding ATP-binding protein, which translates to MRNLGKVTNFVLKGDIEEANYKKQALSEYNNNPFIEALPPLFDEDDVLERFMLTPRITLQDKQSERNIRYHVLKRVKNFIQPLEIHFEVERRLSTLIRRGYLARNPLDKSFLERIRVLHRLREDEEEAYKYIDERLNYIRSTADSLSIIGISGIGKTTAIERLLLMYPQVIKHETYEEQPLNRTQIVWLKIDCPYDGSLSTLCKSFFKAIDDLLGTRYLEKYGYLSRVTSTMLLHMTSLASMYGIGVLVIDEIQHLLHSKNDQEEMLNFIVTLSNTVGIPTVLIGTSKAQKLFKGNFRQARRAASEGSIIWDRMAEDSEEWEFFLETLWKLECLKTHSEITDEVKKTFYDECQGITSVAVCLFILAQERAMFDEDNVSEIIDSKVLKKTSKLDMQIIQPMMKAIRTNNLKDMMKYEDIMINLDELMINHKRDTELEGKIRKGFTERKNTLDYKRKDLIENLAVEISALGIFDSMNVNDIKNLVTKIVENNPIDVDFNLLKTDAIQQAIKLNQHKKTKKEPRVKKLQLLPLLALRTKALEKKNHPYEALQSSGYIKNPLHEFYR; encoded by the coding sequence ATGAGGAATTTGGGAAAGGTAACTAACTTTGTCCTTAAAGGGGATATTGAGGAAGCAAATTATAAAAAACAAGCTTTATCAGAGTATAACAATAATCCCTTCATCGAAGCTCTTCCACCGCTTTTCGATGAAGACGATGTGCTCGAACGATTTATGTTAACGCCACGTATTACGTTGCAAGATAAACAGAGTGAAAGGAATATTCGCTATCATGTATTAAAGCGAGTAAAGAATTTCATTCAGCCTTTAGAGATTCATTTTGAAGTAGAGCGTCGACTATCAACTTTAATTAGAAGAGGTTACTTAGCAAGAAATCCTTTAGATAAAAGCTTCTTAGAACGCATTAGAGTGTTACATCGATTGCGTGAGGATGAAGAAGAAGCTTATAAGTATATTGATGAAAGATTAAATTATATTCGTTCTACCGCAGATAGCTTATCGATTATTGGTATCTCAGGTATCGGTAAAACAACAGCAATTGAAAGATTGTTACTTATGTATCCTCAAGTAATTAAGCATGAAACGTATGAAGAACAACCTTTAAATCGTACGCAAATTGTGTGGCTTAAAATAGATTGTCCATATGATGGTAGTCTTTCAACATTGTGCAAAAGCTTTTTTAAGGCGATTGACGACTTACTGGGAACACGTTATTTAGAGAAATATGGCTATTTGAGTCGTGTTACGTCAACTATGCTTCTTCACATGACATCATTAGCAAGTATGTATGGGATTGGTGTGTTAGTGATAGATGAAATTCAGCACCTTTTGCATTCAAAAAATGACCAAGAAGAAATGTTAAACTTTATTGTTACACTATCAAATACGGTAGGGATTCCAACGGTGTTAATTGGTACATCAAAAGCACAAAAATTGTTTAAGGGTAACTTCCGTCAAGCCCGTCGTGCAGCGAGTGAAGGTTCCATTATTTGGGATCGGATGGCTGAGGATAGTGAAGAATGGGAGTTTTTCTTGGAAACATTGTGGAAGCTAGAATGTTTGAAAACACATTCAGAAATCACGGATGAGGTAAAAAAGACATTTTATGATGAATGCCAAGGAATTACTTCTGTTGCTGTATGCCTATTTATTTTAGCACAGGAACGGGCTATGTTTGATGAAGATAATGTTAGTGAAATTATTGATTCAAAAGTGCTTAAAAAGACATCTAAATTAGATATGCAAATTATCCAACCAATGATGAAAGCAATTCGTACCAATAATTTAAAGGACATGATGAAATACGAGGATATCATGATTAATTTAGATGAACTGATGATCAATCATAAGCGTGATACAGAACTCGAAGGGAAAATTCGCAAAGGATTTACTGAACGCAAAAATACACTAGATTATAAACGAAAAGACCTAATTGAAAATCTTGCTGTGGAAATCTCGGCATTAGGAATTTTCGATAGTATGAATGTAAATGATATTAAAAATCTCGTAACAAAAATTGTTGAGAATAACCCGATTGATGTAGATTTTAATTTACTAAAAACTGATGCAATTCAACAGGCTATTAAACTAAACCAGCATAAGAAAACAAAGAAAGAACCTAGAGTGAAAAAGTTGCAATTATTACCATTATTAGCACTAAGAACAAAAGCATTAGAAAAAAAGAATCACCCATATGAAGCCTTGCAAAGTAGTGGATATATTAAAAATCCATTACATGAGTTCTATAGATAA